GAGCGTCACTGCTGAACGGTTCCCCGGCAGTGACGAGGGCTTAGTGTACGCAGGCCGACCCCTCATGACGACACCCGCGGACACCGTGGACGCGCACTGCACTTCACGCGGACGGTTTTTCGCGGACGGCGTGTGCTCACGTGCCAGAACGGTGCCGTCGTCGACCGTACGGACGCCCCAGCCCAGGGCCGTCCTCGTGATCCTCGCCACTGCTGTGTCCCGTGCGGGGGCCGTCCGGGGCTCGCCGGGAGCCACCGGCGAAGACTGTCTCAGACCGCGGGCAGCGGATGCAGGGCGCGACGTCGGTCGCGGTCCCTGCTCTCGCCCCATGACGTGCTACAGGCCCACCGTGCTCACGCCGTACGTGGCCTGCTCGACCGTGAAGCCTTCATACACGAGCTGGTCGATCAGTCCCGAACGGGAGAAGGACGTGTAGGCGAGGTAGCTCGCCGCGCTCGCAGCGGCTTGCGCATTCCAGTCGACACCGCCCTCGGCCTCCAGGCGAGCGATTCCGAACTCGGCGTCTGCTGGGCTGAAGCCCTCGAACGCCAGCTGGCCGCCGAGTCCCGAACGGGAGAAGGCGGTGTAGTCGAGGTAGCTCACCGCCGACCGGTAGGCATTCTGCTGGGCGACCGAGCCGATCCTCGCTGTCTCGGCGGCGGCGGCCGCTTCGGCAGCGGCGGCCTCAGCGGCGGCTGCTTCTTCTGCGAGGCGCTGCTCTTCCGCCAGTCTTTCCTCTTCAGCCTGCGCCGCAGCCTCCGCCTCTTCCTGGGCGAGGCGCTCGGCTTCTTCTTCGGCAGCCTTCTCGTCGTCGGCCACGTCTTGCGTGGCGGCGGTGTCGGCGACCGGATTCTCCGGATTCTGCTCACCGCCGCCGTTCAAGGCGCCGATGACGACAAGGAGCAGGACCAACGCCCCGACCCCGGTGAGGACCTTGTAGCGAGTTGGCCAGGACTTTGCCGTCGTGGCACCGGCAACAGGTCCGCGAGCCCGCGAGCCGTCTCCTGCCAGGTCAGAGGAAGGCTCTGAGGCGTATGTGGACCCGCTGGCAGGATCGTCGACCCAGAACTGCCAACCCTGCGGTGCTGGTGCCCACGACGGGTCGGGCATCCAACCTGGCGGAGGCGTCCAGCCCGCAGGGGGTGGGGGCCAGTTCGGCGGCGAGTTGTATCGCGGTGCCATCAGCACTCCTCAGATGGAGAAAGCAAGTCGCTGTGGTGAGCAGTTTGGCACGGCGTTCGCGCCGGGCATATGTCGGACGACGGCCGTCCGCTGAAAAGGCGGGTGAAATCGGCGTGCTCGTCCGCGAGGTGCGACGCCCCGAACCTGGCCACGGCGAATTGCTTGCCGAAATGCGGCGCACCGTCAGTGGGCAGGCTGCCACGGTCGGGCACTGCCGTGGTCTCATGAAGAGCGACGCGCGGTGACGCAGAGCCTGCCATGGGTGCCGTTGACGTGGCTGCCGCCCGCCGAGAGTTCTCTCTGAATCTCGAGCTGTCCGATCATGGGTACAACAAGACGTGGCCTGACAGCACCGGGTTCAGCGCGCCGGTTCGTTCACACGTGGCACCATTTCGTTCGGCCTCCTTGCGTGGCTGCCCGCCTTTCGAGCTGGAGGACTGCCTTGCCACCCACCGTTGCCCGCACTTCTCGCCTGGCGCGTGCCGGCGTATTCGCGTTCGCCGCGGTGGTGGTCCTGGGCGGGTGCTCCACGACCGAGGACAACGCCCGCGAGATCCGTGACGTGATCGTCGAGCAGGCGCCCGGGGTCGAGGACGCCGTGGTGCACAACCACAAGGACATCTTCGTCGACAACATCATCGTGCGGCTGTCGATGCCCACGACCACCGACGAGGACGACGACGGCCTGGTCGCAGCGATCGACGCCACTCTCGACGCAGCATGGACGACGTCGCGCACCGAACCGTCGAACGTCACCATCGAGGTCACTCTTGCCCCGATGCAGGACGGCGCTCGCTACGGCGACAAGGGCAGCATCGAGCTCGAGGACCGGGGGATCGACGAGGCCCTCGGGCTGGACAGCGCCGTCTACCGGGAGTCGATCCGTGTGAGCACCGATGAGTTGAACGCCCTGTACGGCGCCCGCGGCAACTCCTAGCTCAGGGCCGGGCAACTGCCGCGAGCGTCTCTCCCGGCACCGTGGACGCTCCACCCGCTCACCCTGTCCGGAGGGCCCATGTCGGCGGTCTTCGCGATCAACTTCACCGACCTGCACCTGGCCCTGGAGCTCGGTGCGCCCCTTCACTCGCTACTTCGCCTCCAGGACCTCTGGTGGGATCCCGCAGCGCCCTACGAGGCGCACGGGCTGCGCGCATGCTGCCAGTACCACACCCCGCGGACCTCGTTGCAGTCCCGCGGACCACGTCCCTCTGGTCGAGGCCCGCAGGGGCGATGACAACCACCGCGTGGGAGACCAGGAGGGCAGCCGTGGGGCCGTGCTCACTTGCGCGAAGCGCGGCCTAGACCACGCGCTGATCCGTGTCCAGGCCAAGCGTCAGTGGCCGGTAGATCACCTCAGGGTCACCCCCGATCGGAT
This region of Oerskovia jenensis genomic DNA includes:
- a CDS encoding Ltp family lipoprotein; protein product: MVLLLVVIGALNGGGEQNPENPVADTAATQDVADDEKAAEEEAERLAQEEAEAAAQAEEERLAEEQRLAEEAAAAEAAAAEAAAAAETARIGSVAQQNAYRSAVSYLDYTAFSRSGLGGQLAFEGFSPADAEFGIARLEAEGGVDWNAQAAASAASYLAYTSFSRSGLIDQLVYEGFTVEQATYGVSTVGL